DNA sequence from the Cupriavidus oxalaticus genome:
TTCCCAGTGCGGCGTCATCACGTCGACGCCGAGCGCCAGCGCCGCATCGACCATGTCCTGCCCCTTGGTCCACAGCGCCGTGGCCGAGCCCTGCCAGGTATCGCCGCCATCGAGCAGCAGCGCCCCCGGCCGACCCGCCTTGAGCCGCTTGACCAGCGTGGCCAGGTGCGCAAACCCGCCGACCTTGCCATAGCGGCGCGCGGCCTCGTTGAAATCGAGATAGGTGAACGCGTGCGCCTGCGGCGTGCCGGGGCGGATGCCATAGTGGCGCAGCAAGGCGTCGCCGACCAGGTGCGGCGGCTTGCCGGCGTAGTCGCCGATGCCGAGGTTGACGCTGGGTTCGCGGAAATACACCGGCCGCAGTTGCGCGTGACAGTCGGTGAAATGCAGCAGGTGGACGTTGCCGAAGCGCGGCAGGTCGTACATCGACTCGGCGGCCTGCGCGGCGTGCGCGTCCTGGTGGGGGAAAGTCATGCCGCCGGCGCCGGCAATGGCCAGCACCTGCAGGAACTCGCGTCGGTTCATGTCTCTTCCTTGGAGAGTGTGCCGGTATCGGCCGGTATCGGCCGGCATCACGGGCTATGGCTTCGCGTAACGCTCCAGCGCGGCCACGTCTTCTTCGAGCATCTCGCCCACTTCCTTCTGCACCACGCGCCCGTGCGCGTCGATCACGTACAGCTCGGGCAGGCCCTTGCGTTTGCCGAACACGGCCTGCAGCGCGGTCGAATCCATCGTCGCCGGGAAGGTATAGCCGCGCTTTTTCATGTAATCGGCGGCTTCGCGCGGATCCTTGTCGATGCTGATGGTCAACACCTGCAGCGGCGTGCCGCGCGTGCGCTCGTACAGCTTCTGCAGGCGCGGGTTCTGCATCGCGCAGAACGGGCACCACGAGGCCCAGTATTCGACGACCAGCGGCTTGCCGGCCAGCGTGGCGGCGCGCAACGTGCGGCCGTCGAGCGTCTGCACGTCGGGCAGGCGCACGGTGTCGCCCACTTCCAGCGCGGCGGCACCGCCGGCGGCGCAGGCCAGGCCCGCGGCCAGCAGCCAGCGCAGCAGGACGGCACGCGCGCGCATCGGGCTTACTGGTTGACCGGCGAGGCCGGGTCGAGCAGCAGCGCCATCACGTCGCGGATCTGGGCCTCGGTCAGGATGCCCTTGTGGCCGAAGCGCGGCATGTTGGAGCAGGCGGAATAGGCGTTCGAATCCCAGATCTTGCCCCAGGTGTACTTGACCACTTCCTGCGAGTTGCCGCGCAGCTTGCCGTACTGATACAGCGACGGGCCGATATTGCCGAACGAAATCTCGGCCTTGGTCATCTGGTGGCAGGCGTAGCAGTTGCCGCCGTTGGTACCGCCGACCTGGTCGGTGAACTGCATGCCGCGGCCGTTCTGGGCGACCTTCTCGCCTTCCTTCCAGTCGCCGAGCCAGTTGCTGTCGGTGGGGTATTTCACCTGCTTGAGTTCGGCCGCCTCGATCTTCTTCGCCAGCTTGTCCGGCACCTTGCTGCGGTCCGGGTACTGGCTGCAGGCCTGCTGCATGGTGTCCTGGTTCAGCACGCCTTCCACGGTAGCCGGTCCCCTGGACGAAAACGAGTCCTCGATCAGGTGCTTCATGTCGGCGTTGCTGACGGCGGCGGGCTTGCCCTTGGCCGGGCGGGTCTTCGCGCTGTCTTGCGCGTACGCGCCGGTTGCCAGCAGGGTGGCCAGGGCTGCGACGGCCAGTGCCTTGGTGTGTCGTTGCATGTTGTCTCTCCCGTACTGGTCAGCGCTTCATCGCCGGGCCGTCGTAGGTGCCGCCGTTGGCGTTCTTCGCCAGGAACATGGTCAGCGCGGTGATCACGTCCGAGCCATAGGCGGGTTCGGGAAAGCGTTGCTGGCGCAGGCAGTCGTACAGGCGGTGCTGCATCGAGCGGACGTCGCCCTGCGACACGCGGTACGCCGGCCACGTGGTGTAGGCCGCCTGCGCGCCCTTGTCGGTCAGCAGGTTGGGCAGGTCCTGCAGGCGGATGCGCTGGCCATCGACCGCGTGGCAGGTGGCGCAGGCAAAGTCATAGGCGCCGCCGCGGTAATAGAACATCTTCTGGCCGAGGGCGTAGGTGCGCTTCTCTTCCGGGTGGTTGAGCTGGACGTTCATCTTCACGCCGCGCGATTCGCCGGTCAGGTAGGCGACCAGGCGTTCGATGTCGGACGGCTTGCCCGAGGCGGAGAACGGGTTCTTCGTCGCCTCTTCTTTCGTGAGGCCCTGCAGCGTCGTGCGGCACCAGGCCAGCCGCTGCTCCAGGTCCATCACCTTGTTGGCGTCCTTGAAGTAGCGCGGCAGCTCGGCGTAGGCACCCTTGGTCACGCCCGGGCCCTTGCCCAGGTCGCATTGCTCGAGCGAGACGTTCTTCGGGCCGGCCGGCTTCTTCCACAGCTCTTCGCCGGCGGCTTCCCACAGCTCGGCGGGATTGCCTTCGGCCAGCATCTGGCGGTACTTGGCGATTTCGTCGGCGGTGCTGCCCTGCGCGTGCACGGCGGCAGCGCCTGCGGCCGCCGCGGTGGCGGCCAGGGCCAGCGCAGCGCGCCGGGCCAGGCTTCGGATCGGTTTCATGGGGCTTCTCCTCGCGGCCGCGCCTCTCGGGACAGGCCGCTGCTTTTTCTCGCTTCTTCGCTTCTTCTCTTGTCTTGCCGTCAGGCCACGCCAGCCCGGCTCAGGGCTTGATATAGGCGTAGCCTTCCTCGGCCTGCAGGCGGGCGATCTCGACCACGCCGGCCTGTACCACTTTTGCTTCCATCAACAGCTGCGATTCGGTAATCCTGCGCGCGGTCAGTGTATTGCGGCACACGCGGAACTCCACGCCTTCAGCGGCCAGCGCGCCTACCGGGCTCTCGAAGCTGTTGCCGCGCGCATCCTTGGCGCCTTCGACCAGGAAATCGATGCCGTAGCCGAACGCGACCACCACGATCCTGGTGCCAGGGGCGCCATTCAGGTGGTTGCGCAGGTTGCCCATCGCGCGCACCGCCTGGTCGATGCCTTCCGACAGCTGGTACACCACCTTCACGCGCCCGCCCTTGCCGGCACCGGCCGGCGCCGGCTGGCCGGACTGTGCCGAGGCCTTTGCCGCCAGGCCGATGGCTGCCAGGGCCGCCGATGCTCGAATGAATGCTCGCCGCATATTGCTCCTTCCGGCCGGGTCCGTCCCGGCATTCCGCCCCGAACCTTAGCAGAGGACGGCGTGGCGTGCCGGGCGCAGGCCGGCATCGGGACCGGCGATCCGGACCAGGACCGGCAGCGTCAGGCGATGGTCGCTTCGTCGGTGCGCTTGTCGCCCTTGTTGTCGACCCAGGTCACCGTGACCTTGTCGCCCTTGGCGCCGCCCTTGAACTTGAAGTTCAGGAACGGATCCTTGGACACCGCCGGGCCGAACTGGGCGCGGAACACTTCCTTGCCCTTGCACTGGGCCGTCACGGTCTGGATATGCCAGGCCGGGATGAGCTTGCCGGACGCATCCTTGCGCTGGCCGGTCTCCATGTCGTGCTTCATCAGGATCTTTACATCAACCACGCCGCCGTTCTCGGTGGCGCGTACGCGCATCGGGTCTGCCATGTGTTTCTCCGGTTGCAGTTGGCGGGAATCTCGGTAACGGTTGTGAGGGGGTGCCGGCGTCAGCCGCCGCAGCCGCCCAGCGTGACCTTGATTTCCTTCGATGCCACGTACCACTTGCCGCCGGCCTTGACCGCGGCATGCACCACCGAGGTCTGGCCCATCTTCACGCGCGTGGAGACGAACGGCTCGGTGCCGGCCGGGATGATGAAATCGGCGGCCAGGGTATTGGGGTTCTTTTCCACCAGGATCGCGATCTGTTCGGTATCCGGGATGGTGCTGGTCACGGCCACCGGCACCACGGCGCCGTTCTCGGCGATGTCGGGGGCGTTGAAGGTGATGGCGGTGCTTTTCTCGGTGCCGCTGCCGCCGAGCGCCTTGATCACGTCGGCAACGCTCTTGCCGTCAAAGGCGGTCTTGTTCCACTCGGCCGCCTGCGCTTCGCTGATCAGGCCGGTGGCGGCCATCAGCGACAGGACAGCGGTGACCCGCAGCACTTCTCGTCGTTTGGAATTCATTTTTTGCTCTCCGGCTACTCCGTCCCAATCGGTTTGCGTGACCGCTTTGGCGGTACTCGTTGGTGTGTCTGGCTTGTGCCTTGCTTGTGCCCTGCTTGTACTGCATGTGTCCTGCTCGCGGCCGGTACATTGCCGGCCGCTGGATCTGTCCAGGTCGGGTCGGCTTGCGCCGTCCGGCCCGTTGCATCGGCGGACTGCCCGCGCGGGGCGGTCAGGCTTTACTTGGCGGGCGCGCCTGCGAGCACCCACTCGACCACGGTCTTCAGGTCGGCGTCGCCGATGGCGGCGTTGGCCGGCATCGGCACCGGGCCCCAGACGCCCGCGCCACCGCTCTTGACCTTCTTGCTCAGCGTCGCGAGGGCGTTCTTGTCGCCCTTGTACTTGGTGGCGACTTCCTTGTAGGAAGGACCGACCAGCTTCTTGTCGACCTGGTGGCAACCCATGCAGGCGTTCTTGTTGGCGATCTCCTGTGCCTTGGCGGCATCGACCGCGTGAGCCGATGCGGCGGCGCCCAGCATCAGCGCTGCGATGACAAACTGCTTCATTGTTAAGCTCTCCAAGCTCTGTAAAGCCGTGGGGACGGCAAAGGCCGCTCGGCACGTACTGCAAACGGCTTCGCGGCATACACCGGCCGCCGCCTCGGGGGCACTGCGGCGGCCAGCCCGCTATTTTGCCTCAAGAATCCACCCCACCATGGCATGGACGTCCGAATCGGGAATCTGCGGCTGCGGCGGCATCGGCACGCTGCCCCAGGCGCCCTGCCCGCCTGCCTTGACCTTCCGGGCCAGCGCGGCGTGCGCGTCCTGGCCCTTGTACTTGCCGGCGATGTCCGCGAACGACGGGCCGACCAGCTTCCTGTCCGTCGCATGGCAGGCCACGCACTGGTACTGGCTGGCCAGCCTGGCGCCGGCCGGCGCGGGCACTGAAGCGGCGGATGCGGCACTCCCAGGCGCTGCGGCGCTTGCCGCCACGCCGCGCACCGGGCCAAAGGCGCGCTGCTGCTGCGCCAGGTCGCCGTGCGCGTCGCGGGCATAGTCCGGCATCGCAGACGCGATCGAAACCTGCCCCGGACAGTCCTTCATGCACGCGGTATTGCGCGTGTCCGGGCGGCCGCGGCCAGGCCACAGGCCGTGGTCCGTGGTCATGCCGTCGCGGTTGGGCATGCGCCGCTGCACCGCGGCGATGTTGGCGTCCGACAGCGTGAAGTCGGCCGGGACGATCTCGCCCAGGTGCAGCATGTACGCAGTGACGGCATAGACCTCGTCGACGGACAGGCTCTTGGGCGCGTTCCACGGCATGGCGCGGCGGATGTAGTCCCACAGCGTGCTGACCGTGCTGACCTTCATCAGCGTGGTGCGATATGGCTGGTTGCCGGTCATGGCGGCGACCCGGCCGCGCTGGATGTCCTCGGCCGTGGTGCCGCCCACGAGCGGCGTGAAGACCTCGTTGGACTCGCCGAAATCGCCGTGGCAGGACGCGCACTTGCCGTCCCACACCTGCTGCCCTTGCGCGACGGTGCCGCTGCCCCTGGGCAGGCCCTTGAAGTCCGGGCGCACGTCGATATCCCACGCGGCCACCTCGGCCGGGGTGGCGGTGCGGCCAATTGCCGCACGGGCCTCGGCCGTGCCGGCGGCCCAGGACGGCACGGCGCAGGCCGCGGCCAGCGCCAGCGCGGCGGCGCAGCGTTCAGCCCAGGTGGACATTGGACACCTCGCCGCCTGCCGCCACCTGCCAGCTCTGGATGGCGTTGTTGTGATAGATCGAGCGCGTGCCGCGCACGGCGCGCAACTGGGCCATCTTCGGCTGTACGTAGCCGGTCTCGTCGATGGCGCGGCTCTGCAGGATCGCCGGGCTGCCATCCCAGACCCAGTCGAGGTTGAAGCGCGTCAGGCACTTGGACAGCACCGGCGACTCCAGCCGCGCGGTGCGCCAGTTGCGGCCGCCGTCGGTCGAGACATCGACCCGCGTAATGCGCCCGCGCCCCGACCACGCCAGCCCGCTGATGTTGTAGAACCCCTTGCCCACCAGTTGCTGGCCGCCCGACGGCGTGGTGATCACCGACTTGCACTCCTGGATCGAGGTGTACTGGCGCAGCTTGCCGTCCGGCATCATGTCCACGTAGTGGATGGTCTCGTCCTTGGCATTCCACGGCTGGTCGCCCAGTTCCAGCCGGCGCAGCCACTTGACCCACGACACGCCCTGCACGCCCGGCACGACCAGCCGCAGCGGGTAGCCGTTCTCGGGGCGCAGCATCTCGCCGTTCATGCCCCAGGCGACGATGATCTCGTCGGCCAGCGCCATCGGGATGGTGCGCGTCATCGATGAACCGTCGCCGCCCTCGGCCAGCAGGTAGCGCCCGCGGCGCAGGTCGGCGCCGGCATCGTCGAGCAATACCCTGAGCGGCACGCCGGTGAACTCGCAGCACGACAGCATGCCGTGCGTGTACTGCACCGTCGGCACGGCGACGTTGCCCCACTCCATGCCGGTGTTGGCGCCGCACTCGATGAAATGCATGCGCGATACCGCCGGCAGGCGCATCAGCTCGTCCATGGTGTAGACGCGCGGCGTGCGCACCAGGCCATTGATCATCAGGCGGTGGCGGGCCGGGTCGATATCGTGCCAGCCCTGGTGGTGGCGCTCGAAATGCAGGCCGTTGGGGGTGATGATGCCGAAGAAGCCCTGCAGCGGCGCGAACGCGACCGACGCCGCCGACACCCGCGTCAGGCCCGGCGATTCGCGCCGGATCAGGTTCTTCTCATGGACCGAGGGCTGGCCATAGGGCCGGGCCGCGACTGGCTGGCCGAGCGACGTGGCCCAGGGCTGCGGTTGCAGGATGGCGGGATCGCCGTCCGCCGCCAGCGCGCGCCGGCCGGCAGTCGCGGCGGCGATGCCTGCCGCGGCGCCGAGGAAGCTCTTGCGCAGGAAGTCGCGGCGCGGCGCGTCCAGGCCGTGCCGGCCGATGTCCTGCTGCAGCGATGCGCTGACGAAGTGCTCGGGCGCGGGCACGATGCGCCCGGGCCGGTTCCGTTCCTGCAATGCCGTCTCCTCCGGCAGCTTGCGTCCGTGGGGCCGCGCCGCCTGTTATTCGCGCCGCCGCGCGGGCCGCGCAACAGCGATCGATGGGCCGGAAGAGCCGCAGCGCGCTCAGCCTGCCGCCCGGCGCCTGCGCGCGGGCGCTGCCTCGGGCTGCACCATGAAGCGGTCGACCGCGCCGGAGGGCAAGGCGTTGTCCTCCAGCCGGCTGGCCACCTGCACGCACACGGTGCGGCACAGCTCGATCACGCTTTCGTCCGCAATCGCGTAGAAGACCAGGTTGGCTTCCTTGCGGCGCGACAGCACGCCCGAGCGGTACATCGCGTTGAGATGCCGCGACACATTGGTCTGCGACGAACCCACCGTCTCGACCACCGTGCTGACCGGCTTCTCGCCATCGCACAAGGCGTGCAGGATCTTCAGCCGCGTCGGCTCCGCCAGCAGGCTGAAGTAGCCCGACACCTTCTCGAATACGCGATCCAGCTCTTCCATGCCGTCCAATATATTCGTATATGCGTGAATGCGCATATAGTGTTTACCCAATGATGCCGCCCAGCAGCACATGCGCCGACATCAGCCCCCCCCCCCGCGCGGCATTGCACGTTCTTGCGGTTTTGTCATGAGGCGCCCTGGCAGTGCCCCGGGGTTGCCAGGGCCGCTAGTGCCCTATCCCAGCATCTCCGACCAGATGCCCTTGGCCCACGACAGCGCGTACACCCCCTCCAGCGTATTGGGCGCGTCCGACAGGCCGCCCGAGCCCGGCACGGTCAGCATGGTCTTCTGCGCAGCGTCGTAGCGGTGCACGCTCGCCACGTGCACCGCCTCGCGGTCCGAGGTGAAGCTGTAGCAGGTGTTGTTATAGAGCGGCTGTGGGTCCGGCGTCCGCCCCGACAGCAGCGCGACGATCGCCGCAGCCGCCACCTTGCCATGCTGGTTGGCCATATGGCCGGACTTGGGCATCAGCGGCGCGATCTGGATGGCGTCGCCGACCACATGGATATTGGGCGCCGCACGCGACTCGAAGGTGACGAAATCGACATCGCACCACTTGGCGTTGGCCGTGGCCAGTCCTGTCGCCACCGCGATTGCCCCCGCGCGCTGCGGCGGCAGCACGTTGATCACGTCCGCGCGCACATCCTCCTGCACCTCGAACTTGAGCGTGCGCGTGGCCGGGTCGACATCGACCGTGTTGTACTGCGGCCGGTACTCGACCATGCCGGGGTACTGCCCGGCCCACACCTTGCGGAACAAGCCCGCCTTGGAGGTGATGTCCGGGTTGGCGTCCAGGACCAGCACCTTGCTGCGCGGCTTGTGCTGCTTGAAATAGTGCGCCACCTGGCAGACCCGCTCGTACGGGCCTGGCGGGCAGCGATACGGTGCCGTGGGAATGGTGATGGCGTAGGTGCCGCCGTCGGGCATCGCTTCCAGCTGGCGGCGCAGCGCCACGGTCTGCGGGCCGGCCTTCCAGGCGTGCAGCACCTGGTCGCCGCCGGGCCGCTTCAGGCCGGGCAGCGCGTCGCTCATCAGGTCGATGCCGGGCGACAGCAGCAGCCGGTCGTAGCGCAGCGTGCCGCCGCCGGCCAGCCGCACCGTGCGCTTGCCGGGATCGATGGCGGCGGCGGTGTCGCGCACCAGCTTGACGCCATGGCGGCGCACCAGTTGGTCGTACGTCAGCGTGAGCTCGGCCATCTGCCGGCTGCCGCCGATCACCAGGTTGGACAGCGGGCAGGAAATGAATACAGGATTGGGTTCGACCAGCGTGACTTCGATGGCGTTGCCGCTCCACTCGCGCAGGTAGCGCGCGGCGGTGGCCCCGCCGTAGCCGCCGCCGATCACCACCACCCTGGCCGGCGCCGCGGCCCTCGCCGCCCGCACGCCCATCGCACCCATCGAGCCCAGCACCGCGGCGCCGGCGGCGCCCAGGAAATGTCGTCGTTGCATGGCGTTTTCTCCCTCAACGCACGTTGGCGAACCACGCCGCGATCGCGGCGAGCTGTTCGTCGGTGTAGCCCTTGGCGATCTGGTGCATCACCGTGGCCGGGCGCGCGCCGGAACGGAACGCCTGCAACTGCGCCAGCAGTTCGGCCTGCTGGCGTCCTGCCAGCGACGGAATGGTGCTGCCTTCGGGCGCGCGGCCGGATGGGCCGTGGCAGCTGGTGCAGGCGGCGGCATGGATGCGCACGTGCTGGGCGGCGGGGGCTGCGGCAGGCGCCGCGGCGGGGGCGGAGGCCGCGGGCTCGGCCGACAGTGCGGGCTGGGCGCCGCAAAGCGCCGAGGCCAGCAATGCCAGCCGCACGAACACAGCGGGCCGGGGGATGGTTGTCATGGTCTCGCTCCGTGTGGGGTGCCGGGCGCCGGCATCGGCAAGATGCCTGCGGGCGTGGCAACCGTATCACATCGTGTGCGGACGGTGTGCGGCGAAAACCGCAGATGGAAAAACGGCGCCCGCATGTGCGGGCGCCGTAGTGCTGGCGAGCGAGCCGGCTCAGGGCAGGTTCCGGCCCGGCGGCAGGGCTACCGGCGAGGCAACCGGCGAACTCACCGGGCTGGCAGTCGCCTCGCCGGGCATGCTGGCCGGCGCATCGACCGGACCGCCCACGCCCGGCACCGACTGCACCGGCGCCGGCGTGCCGACGTTGCCGTCGATCGACGGATTCTGCGCGGTCGAGGCCGCATCCAGGCGTGCGCGTTCGGTGTCATTGACGTAGTCGAACGCCTTGACCACCTTGGTCACGCCGGAGGCATTGCGCGCCACGTCGGTGGCGCGGTCGCCTTCCTGCTGGGTCACCACGCCCAGCAGGTAGACCACGCTCTTCTCGGTGGTGATCTTGATCGAGTTCGACGGCACGCCGTCGGCGGTCATCAGCAGCGTCTTGACCTTGCTGGTCAGGTACGCGTCCTGGCTCTGCGTCATGAAGCCGGGAGAATTGACCACCTCGAGCTCGTTGATCACCACGCGCGCATTCTGCAGGCCGCGCACGTATTGCTCGACCTGCTGCTTGACGCTGTCATTGCTGGCCTCGCCCGTGAGCAGCACCTTGCGGTTGAACACGGTCACGTTGACGCGGGCCTGGCCGCTGTAGCGCGAGTTGATGGTGCTCTCCGCTTCCATCTGCAGGCCGCGGTCGACGGTCTGGGTGGCGGCCGGACGGCGGTCGGTGGCCATGGTCACGCCGGTGCCCACGGCGCCGGCGATCACGGGAAAGCAGCCGGCCAGCTGGGTGGCGGAAACCAGCACCGCCGCCGCGGTCAGCGTGGCGCGAAGGATGCGGCCGGTGCCGGCGGCGCCGGTCCGGGTTTCAGGCGTAGTGGGCAGGTTCGTCATGCGGTCCTTGCTGTGGCTGGATGTTGGAAATCGGGGGCGGAAGCGGGTAAGCAGACGGGCGGGCTCAGGCTTCCCCGAGCAATGCCTCGTCGATGCCGTCGCACAGGCAATGCAGCGTCAGCAGGTGCACTTCCTGGATGCGTGCGGTGCGCTCGCTCGGCACGCACACGTGGATATCGAATTCGTCGAGCAGGCCGCCGATGACGCCGCCACCCTTGCCGGTCAGCGCAATCACCGCCATCTCGCGCTGGCGCGCCGCCTCGATTGCGGCGATCACGTTGGCCGAGTTGCCCGAGGTGGAAATCGCCAGCAGGATGTCGCCGGGCACGCCCAGCGCCTCGACCTGCTTGGAAAACACCTTGCTGAAGTCATAGTCGTTGCCGATCGCGGTCAGGATCGAGCTGTCGGTGGTCAGCGCAATCGCCGCCAGGCCCGGGCGCTCGCGCTCGAAGCGCCCGACCAGCTCGGCGGCGAAGTGCTGCGCATCGGCCGCCGAGCCGCCGTTGCCGCACGCCAGGATCTTGTTGCCGCTGGTCAGCGCAGCGACCATGCGTTCCACGGCGGCGTCGATGTAGGGGGCCATTACCGCCGCGGCCTGCTGCTTGGTCTCGGCGCTGTCTAGGAATTGTTGCTGGATACTCTCGATACTCATGGCTCTGTGGCCTTTCATTGGCAGTTGCGCGCTCGCTCACGCGCCAGCGCGCATTATGAACCAGCCTCCGCGATGTCCAGGTCAAATGCGTGCTGCAGCCAGTCCAGACGCCCCGGCTCCA
Encoded proteins:
- a CDS encoding TlpA family protein disulfide reductase; translated protein: MRARAVLLRWLLAAGLACAAGGAAALEVGDTVRLPDVQTLDGRTLRAATLAGKPLVVEYWASWCPFCAMQNPRLQKLYERTRGTPLQVLTISIDKDPREAADYMKKRGYTFPATMDSTALQAVFGKRKGLPELYVIDAHGRVVQKEVGEMLEEDVAALERYAKP
- a CDS encoding NAD(P)/FAD-dependent oxidoreductase produces the protein MQRRHFLGAAGAAVLGSMGAMGVRAARAAAPARVVVIGGGYGGATAARYLREWSGNAIEVTLVEPNPVFISCPLSNLVIGGSRQMAELTLTYDQLVRRHGVKLVRDTAAAIDPGKRTVRLAGGGTLRYDRLLLSPGIDLMSDALPGLKRPGGDQVLHAWKAGPQTVALRRQLEAMPDGGTYAITIPTAPYRCPPGPYERVCQVAHYFKQHKPRSKVLVLDANPDITSKAGLFRKVWAGQYPGMVEYRPQYNTVDVDPATRTLKFEVQEDVRADVINVLPPQRAGAIAVATGLATANAKWCDVDFVTFESRAAPNIHVVGDAIQIAPLMPKSGHMANQHGKVAAAAIVALLSGRTPDPQPLYNNTCYSFTSDREAVHVASVHRYDAAQKTMLTVPGSGGLSDAPNTLEGVYALSWAKGIWSEMLG
- a CDS encoding ArsR/SmtB family transcription factor, whose protein sequence is MRIHAYTNILDGMEELDRVFEKVSGYFSLLAEPTRLKILHALCDGEKPVSTVVETVGSSQTNVSRHLNAMYRSGVLSRRKEANLVFYAIADESVIELCRTVCVQVASRLEDNALPSGAVDRFMVQPEAAPARRRRAAG
- a CDS encoding phosphoheptose isomerase gives rise to the protein MSIESIQQQFLDSAETKQQAAAVMAPYIDAAVERMVAALTSGNKILACGNGGSAADAQHFAAELVGRFERERPGLAAIALTTDSSILTAIGNDYDFSKVFSKQVEALGVPGDILLAISTSGNSANVIAAIEAARQREMAVIALTGKGGGVIGGLLDEFDIHVCVPSERTARIQEVHLLTLHCLCDGIDEALLGEA
- a CDS encoding c-type cytochrome, producing the protein MKQFVIAALMLGAAASAHAVDAAKAQEIANKNACMGCHQVDKKLVGPSYKEVATKYKGDKNALATLSKKVKSGGAGVWGPVPMPANAAIGDADLKTVVEWVLAGAPAK
- the soxY gene encoding thiosulfate oxidation carrier protein SoxY yields the protein MNSKRREVLRVTAVLSLMAATGLISEAQAAEWNKTAFDGKSVADVIKALGGSGTEKSTAITFNAPDIAENGAVVPVAVTSTIPDTEQIAILVEKNPNTLAADFIIPAGTEPFVSTRVKMGQTSVVHAAVKAGGKWYVASKEIKVTLGGCGG
- a CDS encoding c-type cytochrome translates to MSTWAERCAAALALAAACAVPSWAAGTAEARAAIGRTATPAEVAAWDIDVRPDFKGLPRGSGTVAQGQQVWDGKCASCHGDFGESNEVFTPLVGGTTAEDIQRGRVAAMTGNQPYRTTLMKVSTVSTLWDYIRRAMPWNAPKSLSVDEVYAVTAYMLHLGEIVPADFTLSDANIAAVQRRMPNRDGMTTDHGLWPGRGRPDTRNTACMKDCPGQVSIASAMPDYARDAHGDLAQQQRAFGPVRGVAASAAAPGSAASAASVPAPAGARLASQYQCVACHATDRKLVGPSFADIAGKYKGQDAHAALARKVKAGGQGAWGSVPMPPQPQIPDSDVHAMVGWILEAK
- the soxA gene encoding sulfur oxidation c-type cytochrome SoxA, with amino-acid sequence MKPIRSLARRAALALAATAAAAGAAAVHAQGSTADEIAKYRQMLAEGNPAELWEAAGEELWKKPAGPKNVSLEQCDLGKGPGVTKGAYAELPRYFKDANKVMDLEQRLAWCRTTLQGLTKEEATKNPFSASGKPSDIERLVAYLTGESRGVKMNVQLNHPEEKRTYALGQKMFYYRGGAYDFACATCHAVDGQRIRLQDLPNLLTDKGAQAAYTTWPAYRVSQGDVRSMQHRLYDCLRQQRFPEPAYGSDVITALTMFLAKNANGGTYDGPAMKR
- the soxX gene encoding sulfur oxidation c-type cytochrome SoxX, with amino-acid sequence MQRHTKALAVAALATLLATGAYAQDSAKTRPAKGKPAAVSNADMKHLIEDSFSSRGPATVEGVLNQDTMQQACSQYPDRSKVPDKLAKKIEAAELKQVKYPTDSNWLGDWKEGEKVAQNGRGMQFTDQVGGTNGGNCYACHQMTKAEISFGNIGPSLYQYGKLRGNSQEVVKYTWGKIWDSNAYSACSNMPRFGHKGILTEAQIRDVMALLLDPASPVNQ
- a CDS encoding BON domain-containing protein; translated protein: MTNLPTTPETRTGAAGTGRILRATLTAAAVLVSATQLAGCFPVIAGAVGTGVTMATDRRPAATQTVDRGLQMEAESTINSRYSGQARVNVTVFNRKVLLTGEASNDSVKQQVEQYVRGLQNARVVINELEVVNSPGFMTQSQDAYLTSKVKTLLMTADGVPSNSIKITTEKSVVYLLGVVTQQEGDRATDVARNASGVTKVVKAFDYVNDTERARLDAASTAQNPSIDGNVGTPAPVQSVPGVGGPVDAPASMPGEATASPVSSPVASPVALPPGRNLP
- the soxC gene encoding sulfite dehydrogenase — translated: MQERNRPGRIVPAPEHFVSASLQQDIGRHGLDAPRRDFLRKSFLGAAAGIAAATAGRRALAADGDPAILQPQPWATSLGQPVAARPYGQPSVHEKNLIRRESPGLTRVSAASVAFAPLQGFFGIITPNGLHFERHHQGWHDIDPARHRLMINGLVRTPRVYTMDELMRLPAVSRMHFIECGANTGMEWGNVAVPTVQYTHGMLSCCEFTGVPLRVLLDDAGADLRRGRYLLAEGGDGSSMTRTIPMALADEIIVAWGMNGEMLRPENGYPLRLVVPGVQGVSWVKWLRRLELGDQPWNAKDETIHYVDMMPDGKLRQYTSIQECKSVITTPSGGQQLVGKGFYNISGLAWSGRGRITRVDVSTDGGRNWRTARLESPVLSKCLTRFNLDWVWDGSPAILQSRAIDETGYVQPKMAQLRAVRGTRSIYHNNAIQSWQVAAGGEVSNVHLG
- a CDS encoding DsrE family protein, with the protein product MRRAFIRASAALAAIGLAAKASAQSGQPAPAGAGKGGRVKVVYQLSEGIDQAVRAMGNLRNHLNGAPGTRIVVVAFGYGIDFLVEGAKDARGNSFESPVGALAAEGVEFRVCRNTLTARRITESQLLMEAKVVQAGVVEIARLQAEEGYAYIKP
- a CDS encoding c-type cytochrome — protein: MTTIPRPAVFVRLALLASALCGAQPALSAEPAASAPAAAPAAAPAAQHVRIHAAACTSCHGPSGRAPEGSTIPSLAGRQQAELLAQLQAFRSGARPATVMHQIAKGYTDEQLAAIAAWFANVR
- the soxZ gene encoding thiosulfate oxidation carrier complex protein SoxZ, yielding MADPMRVRATENGGVVDVKILMKHDMETGQRKDASGKLIPAWHIQTVTAQCKGKEVFRAQFGPAVSKDPFLNFKFKGGAKGDKVTVTWVDNKGDKRTDEATIA